The following coding sequences lie in one Mucilaginibacter sp. KACC 22773 genomic window:
- a CDS encoding acylphosphatase, protein MKHLNITVKGKVQGVSFRKSTKATADQLGVKGFILNEPNGDVYIEAEGDDFAMGMFMDWCNEGPEYGEVTSVETHEGELKNYRNFEVVKRRP, encoded by the coding sequence ATGAAACATCTCAATATAACAGTTAAAGGTAAAGTGCAGGGCGTTTCCTTTCGTAAATCAACGAAGGCAACGGCCGATCAGTTGGGTGTAAAGGGCTTTATTTTGAACGAACCAAATGGCGACGTATACATTGAAGCCGAGGGCGACGATTTTGCGATGGGCATGTTTATGGATTGGTGCAATGAAGGCCCCGAGTATGGCGAAGTAACTTCTGTTGAAACCCATGAGGGCGAATTAAAAAACTATCGTAATTTTGAGGTTGTAAAAAGGCGCCCGTAA
- a CDS encoding PAS domain S-box protein — translation MATRQHGFIDDEKGRLTALQSYHVLDTLPEEEYDAITRLASYICQAPLAFITFIDDHRQWFKSKVGLQIDYIPKTDSFCRHTILGDDIIVVPDASKNDLYANTDLVNGDMGIRFYASAPLIDPQGYRIGTLCVFDQKIKVLNVEQEDALKTLAKDVMSHLELRKQKRELEHNLQIHKDFYNLFDSSPDVHCIMDRDFNIEQINRSVDTVLGISPEKAIGQPIWNFFPEEERVRTLNVLKTGLSKQQRKFDIETIVLTPEEAIKWVSWSVKFSGDKWFASGRDITYQKHISQEFEQLALVASKVSNGVVISNAADEVVWVNDAFEHITGFTLADVKNKWLGATLKGTVVDAAAEAKLIASIKNKESYEVDLLITPKNSKSLWVTVINSAIRNSKGEIDKYIRVIIDISVRKKVEQDLEILSFAARKSPGGIFIRDIEGRFMWMNQALETIIGYSFAELEGKAIGTSLLGKDSDLSVFEGAVQAVKENRPYEVEIKIYKKDGTPIWVWLSNSPIFNEVGKVDRQIGVMVDITERKKAEEELTLLSLVASKVTSGIVINNSEGRVEWVNEAFEKITGYRINEVSGRHLGDILKGALTDVAIIERARELSRNKQSFEVDLLIYRKDGQPLWVSVINSVISDASGKVDKYVEVIIDITEKKKAEIQLIAAKEEALQLSRAKDMFISVMSHEIRTPLNAVIGMSHLLLDEDPLESQKENLGILKFSAENLLTLINDVLDFAKMETGNVELEYARMDLRDVVQSINNSLQYKAVEKNIYLSKSIDDTVPSIILGDRTRLSQIILNLVSNAVKFTEKGGVNVDLKVIQETDKDVRIRFSITDTGIGIAPDKINVIFEQFKQAEADTTRKYGGTGLGLAISKRLIELHDSRINVDSVPGQGSTFWFTITFNKADKQLNSNNNKVEEGLKINVLVVDDNQINRLLINKILKKWGADADFAENGLEAVNKVVANQNYNVVLMDIHMPEMGGLEATQVIRSNPEPYFQQLPIIALTASMLSNQMGEIDNAGMNDYILKPFDPKILFEKLSRYQHQ, via the coding sequence ATGGCAACAAGGCAGCATGGATTTATAGATGATGAGAAAGGGCGTTTAACCGCGCTGCAATCATACCATGTGCTTGATACACTGCCCGAAGAAGAATATGACGCTATAACGCGCCTGGCATCCTATATATGCCAGGCGCCTTTAGCCTTTATCACTTTTATCGACGATCACCGGCAGTGGTTTAAATCAAAAGTTGGCCTGCAGATTGATTATATCCCCAAAACTGATTCCTTTTGCCGCCATACCATTTTGGGCGATGATATAATTGTCGTTCCCGATGCCTCCAAAAATGATTTGTATGCCAATACCGATCTGGTAAACGGCGATATGGGGATCCGATTTTATGCGAGCGCGCCTTTGATTGACCCGCAAGGTTACCGCATAGGTACACTTTGCGTTTTTGATCAAAAAATAAAGGTTCTGAACGTTGAACAGGAAGACGCGTTAAAAACACTTGCCAAAGATGTGATGTCGCACCTTGAATTGCGTAAACAGAAGCGCGAATTGGAGCACAACCTGCAAATTCATAAAGATTTTTACAACCTGTTTGATAGTTCGCCCGATGTTCATTGCATTATGGACAGGGATTTTAACATTGAACAGATCAATCGCTCGGTTGATACTGTTTTGGGCATCAGTCCCGAAAAGGCTATTGGTCAGCCCATCTGGAATTTTTTCCCCGAAGAAGAAAGGGTTCGGACTTTGAATGTGCTTAAAACAGGGCTAAGTAAGCAACAACGTAAATTTGATATCGAAACCATTGTTTTAACACCCGAAGAAGCTATTAAATGGGTAAGCTGGTCGGTTAAATTTAGCGGTGATAAATGGTTTGCCAGTGGACGCGATATTACCTATCAAAAACATATCTCGCAGGAGTTTGAACAATTGGCGCTGGTGGCAAGTAAAGTTAGTAACGGCGTTGTAATAAGCAACGCTGCCGATGAGGTTGTTTGGGTGAATGATGCATTTGAACACATTACTGGTTTTACCTTAGCCGATGTCAAAAATAAATGGTTGGGTGCTACACTCAAAGGCACCGTTGTAGATGCGGCTGCCGAGGCTAAATTGATCGCCTCGATAAAAAATAAAGAGTCATATGAGGTTGATCTTTTAATAACACCCAAAAACAGTAAGTCTTTATGGGTTACGGTTATTAATTCTGCAATACGTAACAGCAAGGGCGAAATCGATAAATATATCAGGGTGATTATTGATATATCGGTCCGCAAAAAAGTTGAGCAGGATCTGGAGATATTATCATTTGCAGCCCGAAAATCGCCCGGAGGTATATTTATCCGTGATATCGAGGGGCGGTTTATGTGGATGAACCAGGCCCTTGAAACTATTATAGGTTATTCATTTGCCGAGCTGGAAGGGAAGGCAATTGGTACATCGTTGTTGGGAAAGGACTCTGACCTGAGTGTTTTTGAAGGCGCTGTACAGGCTGTTAAAGAAAACCGGCCGTATGAGGTTGAAATAAAAATATACAAAAAAGACGGCACGCCAATATGGGTATGGCTTTCAAACAGCCCTATATTTAACGAAGTGGGGAAAGTTGACCGGCAGATAGGCGTAATGGTTGATATCACAGAACGTAAAAAGGCCGAAGAAGAGCTCACGCTGTTATCCCTTGTGGCAAGCAAGGTTACCAGTGGCATTGTTATTAATAATAGTGAAGGCCGGGTTGAGTGGGTTAACGAGGCTTTTGAGAAAATTACAGGCTACCGGATAAATGAGGTAAGTGGCAGGCATCTGGGCGATATATTAAAAGGGGCGCTAACCGATGTTGCCATTATCGAGCGTGCACGTGAGCTTTCCAGAAACAAACAATCTTTTGAGGTTGATTTGCTAATTTACCGTAAAGATGGCCAGCCTTTATGGGTTTCTGTTATAAATTCGGTGATATCAGATGCAAGTGGAAAAGTTGACAAATACGTTGAGGTAATTATTGATATCACCGAAAAAAAGAAGGCCGAAATTCAATTGATTGCCGCTAAAGAAGAGGCGCTGCAACTGAGCAGGGCTAAGGATATGTTTATATCGGTAATGAGCCACGAAATTCGTACGCCGCTTAATGCCGTTATTGGCATGTCGCACTTGTTGCTGGATGAAGATCCATTGGAATCGCAGAAAGAAAACCTGGGCATTCTTAAGTTTTCGGCCGAAAATTTACTGACGCTGATAAACGATGTGCTTGATTTTGCTAAGATGGAAACGGGTAATGTGGAACTTGAGTATGCGCGGATGGACCTGCGCGATGTTGTACAGAGTATCAATAACTCATTGCAATACAAAGCAGTCGAAAAAAATATATATCTTAGCAAAAGCATTGATGACACTGTGCCGTCAATTATTTTAGGCGACCGAACCCGTTTAAGCCAGATAATTTTAAACCTGGTGAGCAACGCGGTTAAGTTTACCGAAAAAGGGGGCGTTAACGTTGATTTGAAAGTTATCCAGGAAACGGATAAGGATGTAAGGATTAGGTTTTCGATCACAGATACCGGTATAGGTATTGCGCCTGATAAAATAAATGTAATATTTGAGCAATTTAAACAAGCCGAAGCCGATACTACACGTAAATACGGGGGCACAGGATTAGGCCTGGCCATCAGTAAACGCCTTATTGAATTGCACGATTCGCGTATTAACGTGGATAGCGTGCCAGGTCAGGGTTCAACTTTTTGGTTTACCATTACTTTCAATAAAGCAGATAAGCAACTAAATAGCAATAATAACAAAGTGGAAGAAGGACTGAAAATTAACGTTTTAGTAGTTGATGATAACCAGATAAACAGGTTATTGATCAATAAAATCCTTAAAAAATGGGGCGCGGATGCCGATTTTGCCGAAAACGGGCTCGAGGCAGTAAACAAGGTTGTAGCCAACCAAAATTATAATGTAGTGTTGATGGATATACATATGCCCGAAATGGGCGGCCTGGAAGCTACCCAGGTGATCCGTTCAAATCCCGAACCATATTTTCAGCAATTGCCTATTATCGCTTTAACCGCATCTATGCTTAGCAACCAAATGGGCGAAATAGATAACGCCGGGATGAACGATTACATCCTGAAACCATTTGATCCAAAAATACTTTTCGAAAAATTGAGCAGGTATCAGCATCAATAG
- a CDS encoding ComF family protein, translating to MKLPGGYLADFVSLLFPQLCPACNASLVTNERIICSDCRYNLPFTNFHTQADNIVAQQFYGKIKIEAAYALYFFNKGGRVQNLMHHFKYSGMKQIGNLAGNIAGNQLKENPIFNTIDYIIPVPLHKKRLKERGYNQSACFADGLADKLTATVELDNLIRKVATVTQTHKSRFARFENMQEVFAVDKPDRLEGKHVLLVDDIVTTGSTLEACGIELLKVPGLKLSIATIAYAV from the coding sequence ATGAAATTACCAGGCGGCTACCTTGCCGATTTTGTTTCGTTACTTTTCCCTCAGCTTTGCCCCGCATGCAATGCCAGCCTGGTAACTAATGAGCGTATCATTTGCTCGGACTGCCGGTATAATTTGCCATTTACCAACTTTCATACCCAGGCCGATAACATTGTTGCGCAACAGTTTTATGGAAAAATAAAGATTGAAGCAGCCTATGCCCTTTACTTTTTTAATAAAGGCGGCCGGGTGCAAAACCTGATGCACCATTTTAAATATAGCGGCATGAAACAAATTGGTAACCTGGCAGGAAATATTGCCGGCAACCAATTAAAAGAGAACCCGATTTTTAATACCATAGATTACATTATCCCAGTTCCACTTCATAAAAAGCGTTTAAAAGAGCGCGGCTACAATCAAAGTGCCTGTTTTGCCGATGGATTGGCCGATAAGCTGACAGCTACCGTTGAATTGGATAATTTGATACGGAAAGTCGCCACAGTTACCCAGACCCATAAATCGCGCTTTGCCCGGTTTGAAAACATGCAGGAAGTATTTGCAGTGGATAAACCAGACAGACTGGAAGGTAAGCACGTTTTACTGGTAGATGATATTGTAACTACCGGCTCAACCCTGGAAGCTTGCGGGATAGAATTATTGAAGGTACCTGGCCTGAAGCTGAGTATTGCTACAATTGCCTATGCGGTTTAG
- the rlmN gene encoding 23S rRNA (adenine(2503)-C(2))-methyltransferase RlmN: MAKNKIDIRSLSLSALQEHFIRMDEKGFRAKQVYEWLWKKSCFSFNEMSNISKELRTKLNENFVINNVKINTSQVSADKTIKNSFILHDTHLIEGVLIPTPGRMTACVSSQVGCSLTCKFCATGYMERKRNLNPDEIYDQVVLIDQQARENYGIPLSNIVYMGMGEPLLNYKNVMDSIERITAEDGLNMSPKRITVSTAGIAKMIKKLGDDEVKFNLALSLHAANDEKRNTIMPINEQNSLKALAEALKYYYAKTKNPVTYEYIIFDGVNDGIQDAMELAKFCKHLPCKVNIIEYNPISFASYINADEDKVEAFANYLTKQGINTHLRRSRGKDIDAACGQLAIKEKAKTVEV, encoded by the coding sequence ATTGCAAAAAACAAAATAGACATCCGCAGCCTGAGTTTGAGTGCTTTACAGGAACATTTTATCCGCATGGACGAAAAAGGTTTCAGGGCTAAACAAGTTTATGAATGGCTTTGGAAAAAATCATGTTTCTCATTTAATGAAATGAGCAATATTTCAAAAGAACTGCGCACTAAACTGAATGAAAACTTTGTCATTAACAACGTTAAAATAAACACGTCACAGGTTAGTGCTGATAAAACTATAAAAAATTCTTTTATTTTACACGATACTCACCTAATTGAGGGTGTTTTAATTCCAACCCCCGGCCGCATGACGGCTTGTGTATCATCGCAGGTTGGCTGCAGCCTTACCTGTAAATTTTGTGCTACGGGCTACATGGAGCGTAAAAGAAATCTTAATCCCGACGAAATTTACGACCAGGTGGTGCTGATTGACCAGCAGGCACGAGAAAATTATGGCATCCCGCTATCAAACATTGTGTACATGGGAATGGGCGAGCCATTGCTGAATTACAAAAATGTAATGGACTCAATAGAACGCATAACCGCCGAAGATGGCTTGAACATGTCGCCAAAGCGCATCACCGTATCAACTGCAGGGATAGCTAAAATGATAAAAAAACTGGGCGACGACGAAGTAAAATTTAACCTGGCACTTTCATTACATGCCGCTAACGACGAGAAGCGTAACACGATTATGCCCATTAACGAGCAAAACTCGTTAAAAGCGCTTGCCGAAGCCCTTAAATATTATTACGCCAAAACCAAAAACCCGGTAACCTACGAGTATATTATTTTTGATGGTGTAAATGACGGCATCCAGGATGCAATGGAGCTTGCCAAATTCTGCAAGCACCTGCCCTGCAAAGTGAACATCATTGAGTATAACCCCATTTCTTTCGCCAGTTATATTAATGCCGATGAGGATAAGGTAGAGGCTTTTGCCAACTATTTAACTAAACAAGGTATTAATACGCACCTTCGCCGCAGCCGGGGTAAAGATATTGACGCGGCATGCGGCCAGCTTGCTATTAAAGAAAAAGCAAAAACTGTAGAAGTTTAA
- a CDS encoding oligosaccharide flippase family protein, whose amino-acid sequence MSTAKKFAGQTAVYGLSTIAGRVLSFFLTPIYTHAYAAGVYGILTTMFGWVSILNAVLSFGMETTFFRYLNKYPENKKRVYNNSFIAIFAVTLLFLLITLPFLNFITGFIKVGELTSHDDFLIFIKIFIAILVLDAWGTVPFTKLRADGRPGRYGAIKFLNIIIFIGFNLLFIYVLPFWLSHNLVGAAWIHTWYVPGWVGYVFVSNLIASIFSLLMLLPEFLRLSLDFDRKMFAEMFKYSWPVLIANLSFLINENLDKILLGKLLPQHISVREVGIYAACAKISLFLSIFVQAFRLGAEPFFFSHAKNKNAGQTYARIMDYFVITVCIIFVALVANIEILKYFVKGHDKTQTDLYWTGLKVVPPLVFGYVSLGIYMNLSVWYKLSDQTKYGLYISGIGAILTIVLNVLLIPKYSYIASAWISFAAYTTMMILSYIWGQKNYPIPYNIKKNLAYIVASIILVYISFTIFKRNIFVGNALVLLFAGTAFYFERKPLLAILKR is encoded by the coding sequence TTGTCAACCGCTAAAAAATTTGCAGGGCAAACCGCCGTTTATGGCTTAAGCACCATTGCCGGGCGAGTGCTTAGTTTTTTCCTCACCCCGATTTATACTCACGCCTATGCCGCCGGTGTTTACGGCATATTAACAACTATGTTTGGCTGGGTTTCTATCTTAAACGCGGTATTGTCTTTCGGGATGGAGACAACTTTTTTCAGGTATCTGAATAAGTATCCCGAAAATAAAAAACGGGTTTACAATAATTCCTTTATAGCCATTTTTGCAGTTACACTGCTCTTTTTATTAATTACTCTTCCTTTTTTAAATTTTATAACTGGCTTTATTAAAGTTGGTGAGCTTACCAGTCACGATGATTTTTTAATTTTTATAAAAATCTTCATAGCCATATTGGTATTAGATGCCTGGGGCACGGTACCGTTTACCAAATTACGAGCTGATGGCCGTCCTGGCCGGTACGGAGCTATTAAGTTTTTGAACATTATCATTTTTATCGGTTTTAATCTTCTTTTTATTTATGTGCTGCCGTTTTGGCTTAGTCATAATCTTGTTGGTGCGGCTTGGATACATACGTGGTATGTGCCGGGTTGGGTAGGGTATGTTTTCGTGTCTAACCTTATAGCCAGTATTTTTTCATTACTGATGCTGTTGCCCGAGTTTTTAAGGCTTAGTCTCGATTTTGACAGGAAGATGTTTGCCGAAATGTTTAAATATAGCTGGCCTGTGCTTATAGCCAATTTATCTTTCCTGATTAATGAAAATTTAGATAAAATACTTTTGGGCAAGTTGCTGCCCCAGCACATCAGCGTACGCGAGGTTGGCATTTACGCTGCTTGCGCCAAGATATCCTTATTCCTGAGCATTTTTGTACAGGCGTTCCGATTGGGGGCCGAGCCATTCTTTTTTAGTCATGCTAAGAATAAAAATGCGGGGCAAACCTACGCCCGCATTATGGATTACTTTGTAATTACTGTGTGTATAATATTTGTAGCCCTGGTGGCCAATATCGAAATCCTTAAGTACTTTGTTAAGGGGCACGATAAAACGCAAACTGATTTATATTGGACTGGTTTAAAGGTGGTCCCACCATTGGTGTTCGGGTATGTCAGTCTGGGTATTTATATGAATCTTTCGGTATGGTATAAGCTATCCGATCAAACTAAGTATGGTCTATACATTTCTGGTATAGGAGCAATTTTAACCATTGTTTTAAATGTATTGCTTATACCTAAATACAGTTATATAGCCTCTGCCTGGATTTCGTTTGCTGCATATACTACCATGATGATATTATCATACATCTGGGGACAAAAAAATTACCCAATCCCGTATAATATCAAAAAAAATCTGGCTTACATTGTAGCGTCAATAATACTGGTGTACATATCGTTCACTATATTTAAACGAAATATATTTGTAGGCAACGCTTTAGTCCTTTTGTTTGCGGGCACAGCTTTTTATTTTGAACGTAAACCGCTTTTAGCTATTTTAAAAAGATAA
- a CDS encoding tyrosine-type recombinase/integrase, producing the protein MEIAIKPILWTYREILETEKNYVKGEHEVRIRLSQNREAKYLTTGYSSSVDNWDAVNGLPRMNHPHYAALITRIKNFIDDINYEIKSAEKAGRSITHVEVKARVTSQLKQPLVVGKPNKILAYIKYLIDYYDSVDNPGYANVFYNNKLTVKKLLKDKDKMFVAFTKADHEAYAKQIAGTSESTQSHYLRTYYRIWNLAIKDGLAMQDHHPKNFINFKAYKRIRTKKRSIKSDFWERIMKLKLAKGTRMYRSHLLMQFMYYSRGMNFNDMLKLKKEQFVNDGIRYKRSKNKRQYDFELHPKAIEVIKAFEFDFEQSDAGYISPFIMAEHDTARKIDVRIDSALKDFNEDSQAMAKAVGWKKQFTSNALRHGFASHLNERNVDIKIIQEALGHETQNQTKVYLDDIDDSIVANAIKEALK; encoded by the coding sequence ATGGAAATAGCAATTAAACCTATTCTTTGGACCTACAGAGAAATATTAGAGACTGAAAAAAATTACGTAAAAGGCGAACATGAAGTACGCATCCGGTTAAGTCAAAACCGAGAGGCCAAGTATTTGACAACGGGCTATAGCAGCTCGGTTGACAACTGGGATGCAGTTAATGGACTCCCCAGAATGAACCACCCTCATTATGCGGCGTTAATAACACGGATAAAGAATTTTATCGATGATATTAATTACGAAATAAAATCAGCAGAAAAGGCTGGCCGGTCAATTACCCACGTCGAAGTTAAGGCCCGGGTAACCAGTCAGCTCAAACAACCGCTCGTTGTTGGTAAGCCTAATAAAATTCTGGCTTACATCAAGTATTTAATTGATTATTATGATTCAGTTGATAACCCCGGTTATGCAAATGTGTTCTATAATAACAAGCTTACTGTAAAGAAGCTTCTGAAAGATAAGGACAAAATGTTCGTCGCCTTTACTAAGGCGGATCATGAAGCTTATGCAAAACAAATAGCAGGAACTTCGGAATCAACGCAAAGCCATTATCTCCGGACATATTACCGAATATGGAACCTTGCCATAAAAGATGGACTGGCAATGCAGGACCATCATCCTAAAAACTTCATTAATTTTAAGGCCTATAAGCGCATCCGAACAAAGAAACGCTCTATCAAATCTGATTTTTGGGAACGGATCATGAAGCTTAAGTTGGCGAAAGGCACCCGGATGTACCGTTCTCATTTATTGATGCAATTCATGTATTACTCGAGGGGCATGAATTTTAACGATATGCTTAAATTGAAGAAAGAGCAGTTTGTTAATGACGGAATCCGATATAAACGTTCAAAAAACAAGCGGCAATATGATTTTGAATTACATCCCAAAGCTATCGAAGTGATCAAAGCCTTTGAATTTGATTTTGAGCAATCGGATGCCGGATATATTTCCCCTTTTATTATGGCGGAACACGACACTGCAAGAAAAATCGATGTAAGGATTGATTCTGCTTTAAAAGACTTCAATGAAGATTCGCAAGCAATGGCAAAAGCTGTTGGTTGGAAAAAACAATTCACGTCAAATGCTTTAAGACATGGTTTTGCCAGCCATTTGAATGAACGAAACGTTGATATTAAAATTATTCAGGAGGCTTTAGGCCATGAGACACAAAATCAGACAAAAGTTTACCTGGATGATATTGACGATAGTATTGTTGCCAATGCAATAAAGGAAGCTTTAAAATAA
- a CDS encoding amidohydrolase family protein → MKSFRADYIFPVYADPIKNGIVTVDDFGKIISVTDSNNPPGGPIENVSGIICPGFVNTHCHLELSHLKAKIKTGGGLVSFIKDVQAFRNSDGQLVTEAIEKADQEMYNNGIVAVGDISNTNLSLATKAKSKLYYHTFVETFGFLPQNAADVFDKAMALLNEFKPLSASITPHAPYSVSKELFKLVRKHSEEGHNLISIHNQECEDENKFYRYKLGGFLDLYQHFGLDISFFKPQARNSVQSIIPLLSNKQKVLLVHNTCTNLKDIYFIKRFDRKVNFCFCPNANVYIEGKLPKIELFVDQGFNITLGTDSLASNDSLCILSEMRAIQKKFPALSTERLIKWGTLNGAEFLGIDDEKGSLQVGKTPGLNLITGLDGLKITPEAKVKKLI, encoded by the coding sequence ATGAAAAGTTTTAGAGCCGATTACATTTTCCCAGTTTATGCCGATCCTATTAAGAATGGAATTGTTACCGTTGATGATTTTGGTAAAATAATTTCGGTTACCGATTCAAACAACCCGCCAGGCGGCCCGATAGAAAATGTTAGCGGTATTATTTGCCCCGGATTTGTAAACACCCATTGCCACCTTGAACTTTCACATCTAAAAGCCAAAATTAAAACCGGCGGTGGGCTGGTTTCTTTTATAAAAGATGTTCAGGCTTTCAGGAATTCCGACGGGCAGTTGGTGACAGAAGCCATTGAAAAGGCCGATCAGGAAATGTATAACAATGGCATTGTTGCTGTTGGCGATATTTCAAATACCAATTTAAGCTTAGCCACAAAAGCTAAAAGCAAACTTTATTACCACACTTTTGTAGAAACCTTTGGCTTTTTACCGCAAAATGCCGCAGATGTTTTTGATAAAGCTATGGCCTTGCTTAATGAGTTTAAGCCACTATCAGCTTCCATAACGCCACATGCGCCATACTCTGTATCCAAAGAGCTGTTTAAGCTGGTAAGGAAACACAGCGAAGAAGGGCACAATCTTATCAGTATCCATAACCAGGAGTGCGAAGACGAAAATAAGTTTTATCGTTATAAGCTCGGCGGCTTTTTGGACCTGTACCAGCATTTTGGCCTCGATATCAGTTTTTTTAAGCCGCAGGCCCGCAACTCTGTGCAATCAATTATTCCGCTGCTTAGCAATAAGCAAAAGGTGCTGTTGGTGCATAATACCTGTACCAATTTAAAGGATATCTATTTTATTAAACGTTTTGACCGAAAAGTTAATTTTTGCTTTTGCCCGAATGCCAATGTATATATTGAAGGCAAACTGCCTAAAATTGAACTTTTTGTTGACCAGGGTTTTAATATTACCCTGGGCACCGATAGCCTGGCATCCAATGATAGCTTATGTATATTAAGCGAAATGCGCGCTATTCAAAAAAAATTCCCGGCTTTAAGTACCGAAAGGTTAATAAAATGGGGCACACTTAACGGGGCTGAGTTTTTAGGAATCGACGATGAAAAAGGCTCGTTGCAAGTTGGCAAAACACCCGGCCTTAACTTAATAACCGGCCTTGATGGTTTGAAGATAACACCGGAAGCGAAAGTGAAGAAATTAATTTGA
- the glyA gene encoding serine hydroxymethyltransferase, whose product MKRDKLIFKLLDEEQQRQEEGIELIASENFVSRQVMEAAGSVATNKYAEGLPGKRYYGGCEVVDEIETIAIERAKQLFNAEWANVQPHSGAQANAAVMLACLQPGDKILGFDLSHGGHLTHGSPVNFSGKLYEPHFYGVVKETGLIDYDQLKRVALEQKPKLIICGASAYSRDWDYEFIRAVADEVGALVLADISHPSGLIARGLLKDPLPHCHIVTTTTHKTLRGPRGGLILLGKDFENPFGVKTPKGETRMMSSLLDMAVFPGTQGGPLEHIIAAKAIAFGEALSDSYMKYIVQVKKNAEAMAEAFVKRGYQIISGGTDNHLMLIDLRNKNITGKAAENALVSADITVNKNMVPYDDKSPFVTSGIRVGTAAITTRHMKEKHMEEIVELIDAVISDPENEHSIKKIRKRVHKLMHDFPLYRQEGSE is encoded by the coding sequence ATGAAAAGAGATAAACTGATATTTAAACTTTTGGATGAAGAGCAACAACGCCAGGAGGAAGGCATTGAGCTAATAGCATCTGAAAATTTTGTAAGCCGTCAGGTAATGGAAGCAGCGGGTTCTGTTGCTACCAACAAATACGCCGAAGGTTTACCGGGCAAGCGCTATTACGGCGGCTGCGAGGTGGTTGACGAAATTGAAACCATTGCTATTGAGCGTGCCAAACAATTGTTCAACGCCGAGTGGGCAAACGTACAACCGCACTCTGGCGCGCAAGCTAACGCCGCGGTAATGCTGGCCTGCCTGCAACCTGGAGATAAAATATTGGGCTTTGATCTTTCGCATGGTGGCCACTTAACACATGGCTCCCCAGTGAACTTTTCCGGCAAATTATACGAGCCGCATTTTTACGGTGTAGTAAAAGAAACCGGTTTAATTGATTATGATCAGCTTAAAAGGGTTGCTTTGGAGCAAAAACCAAAACTGATCATCTGTGGTGCTTCTGCCTATTCACGCGATTGGGATTATGAATTTATCCGTGCCGTTGCCGATGAAGTTGGCGCTTTGGTATTGGCCGATATTTCGCATCCATCAGGCCTTATTGCCCGTGGCCTGCTGAAAGATCCGCTTCCGCATTGTCACATTGTTACTACAACCACGCATAAAACCTTACGTGGCCCGCGCGGTGGGTTAATTTTATTGGGTAAAGATTTCGAAAATCCATTCGGTGTAAAAACGCCAAAAGGCGAAACCAGGATGATGTCGTCCTTACTTGATATGGCTGTATTCCCTGGTACCCAAGGTGGCCCACTGGAGCATATTATTGCCGCTAAAGCCATTGCTTTTGGCGAGGCTTTAAGCGATAGCTACATGAAATATATTGTACAGGTTAAAAAGAATGCAGAAGCTATGGCCGAAGCATTTGTAAAACGCGGATACCAGATCATTTCGGGCGGTACAGATAACCACCTGATGCTTATTGATCTTCGTAATAAAAACATTACCGGTAAAGCTGCCGAGAATGCTTTGGTTAGTGCCGATATCACGGTAAATAAAAACATGGTGCCTTATGATGATAAGTCGCCATTTGTAACTTCGGGTATCCGTGTGGGTACTGCTGCCATCACTACACGCCATATGAAGGAGAAGCATATGGAAGAGATTGTAGAGTTGATAGATGCCGTAATTTCTGACCCCGAAAACGAACATTCTATCAAGAAAATTCGTAAAAGGGTGCACAAACTGATGCACGACTTCCCGTTGTATCGCCAGGAAGGATCAGAATAA